From one Agathobaculum sp. NTUH-O15-33 genomic stretch:
- a CDS encoding DUF1349 domain-containing protein, which yields MDLQFQKDRLIWLHEPKEHNVADGRVIIKTEPETDMWQRTCYGSQVNNAPALLMKTDEKYFSFIVKTEFDSSHSFDQCGVLIYLDSENWIKISTEYENETFQRLGSVVTNHGYSDWATTDIPTEQKHMYYRVSRRESDFLIEHARDGVHFQQMRIAHLFEGAGEIQIGLYACSPDVSSFRAVFTEIAFTECQWRLH from the coding sequence ATGGATCTGCAATTTCAAAAAGACCGTTTGATCTGGCTGCACGAACCCAAGGAGCATAATGTAGCAGATGGCCGCGTCATCATAAAAACCGAGCCTGAAACCGATATGTGGCAGCGCACCTGCTACGGTTCTCAGGTCAATAACGCGCCCGCTCTTTTGATGAAAACCGATGAAAAGTATTTTTCCTTTATCGTTAAAACAGAATTTGACAGCAGCCACAGCTTCGATCAGTGTGGCGTGCTGATCTATCTCGACAGCGAAAACTGGATCAAAATTTCAACAGAATACGAAAATGAAACGTTCCAGCGCCTCGGCAGCGTCGTCACCAACCACGGGTATTCCGATTGGGCGACCACCGACATCCCCACCGAGCAGAAGCACATGTATTACCGCGTCAGCCGCCGTGAAAGCGACTTTTTGATTGAACACGCGCGGGACGGCGTGCACTTCCAGCAAATGCGGATTGCCCACCTTTTTGAAGGCGCGGGCGAAATTCAGATTGGCCTTTATGCGTGCAGCCCGGACGTGTCCTCCTTCCGCGCGGTGTTCACCGAAATCGCGTTTACGGAATGCCAGTGGCGCCTGCATTGA
- a CDS encoding alpha/beta hydrolase: MKQERFSVGGVPAILWSERADGVYFYVHGQGGSKEEAASFAECAASRGWQVLSIDLPAHGERQNRAGALDPWHAVPELEQLLAYAGPRWSRLALFANSIGAWFSMQALQGAELENCLFVSPILDMERLIRNMMGWAHVTEAQLLERQTIETDFGQTLSWEYFCWAKAHPIVKWDAPTRILYAGRDNLTEHGVAEEFTRRFGCRLTIMEDGEHWFHTPEQLAVLEQWIKDSL, encoded by the coding sequence ATGAAACAGGAACGATTCAGCGTCGGCGGCGTGCCCGCCATTCTATGGAGCGAGCGCGCGGACGGCGTATATTTCTATGTGCACGGGCAGGGCGGAAGCAAGGAAGAAGCCGCGTCCTTTGCCGAATGCGCCGCTTCCCGCGGCTGGCAGGTGCTGAGCATCGATCTGCCGGCGCATGGCGAGCGCCAAAACCGAGCCGGCGCCCTTGACCCGTGGCACGCGGTGCCGGAACTGGAGCAGCTATTAGCCTATGCCGGGCCGCGCTGGAGCAGACTCGCGCTTTTTGCCAACAGCATCGGCGCTTGGTTTAGTATGCAGGCGCTCCAAGGCGCTGAGCTGGAAAACTGTCTATTCGTATCCCCCATCCTTGATATGGAGCGGCTGATCCGCAACATGATGGGCTGGGCCCATGTGACCGAAGCGCAGCTGCTCGAGCGGCAGACGATAGAGACCGATTTTGGCCAGACGCTTTCATGGGAATACTTTTGTTGGGCCAAGGCGCACCCAATCGTCAAATGGGACGCGCCGACCCGTATTCTGTACGCGGGCCGGGACAATCTGACCGAGCACGGTGTGGCGGAGGAATTCACGCGCCGCTTTGGCTGCCGCCTTACCATCATGGAGGACGGCGAGCATTGGTTCCACACCCCCGAACAGCTCGCGGTTTTGGAACAGTGGATCAAGGACAGTTTGTAG
- a CDS encoding class I SAM-dependent methyltransferase encodes MHNIDIFKRNTKPGETITVTQGNAMDLSAFPDGRYDITLLLGPLYHLYTKEDKRQALREAIRVTKPGGVIFAAHVISDGCLLDEGFKRRNIDVAGYIQNGLIDSQTFAARSEPKDLFELVRKEDIDELMSPFAVTRLHYVASDGCALLIREAIDEMDEDAFALYLKYHFATCERADLAGVSSHVLDIFRT; translated from the coding sequence GTGCATAATATCGATATTTTCAAGCGAAACACAAAGCCGGGGGAAACGATCACCGTTACGCAGGGCAACGCGATGGATCTATCCGCTTTCCCGGATGGGCGGTATGATATCACGCTGCTGCTGGGCCCGCTATACCACCTTTATACGAAAGAGGATAAGCGGCAGGCTCTGCGCGAGGCCATTCGGGTGACCAAGCCGGGCGGCGTTATCTTTGCCGCGCATGTCATATCCGACGGCTGCCTTCTCGACGAGGGATTCAAGCGCAGGAATATCGATGTCGCCGGGTATATCCAAAACGGCCTGATCGATTCCCAAACCTTTGCCGCGAGATCGGAGCCAAAGGATCTGTTCGAGCTGGTCCGCAAGGAGGATATCGACGAGCTGATGTCCCCGTTCGCAGTCACGCGGCTGCATTACGTTGCGTCGGACGGCTGCGCCTTACTGATTCGCGAAGCAATAGACGAGATGGACGAAGACGCTTTTGCTTTATATTTAAAATACCATTTCGCTACCTGCGAACGGGCCGATCTGGCGGGCGTTTCGAGCCACGTGCTCGACATATTCCGAACGTAA
- a CDS encoding ester cyclase, translating to MDTKERLKYFYETVSASGTDGAFADYISPDCTLCIGEARIPIGVEGMAEHMTAVLQTYPDFHMRITRQLRDGDYIISEFIAEGTHRGEWLGMKPSGKKVTLTGVDIDKVVDGKIVEHGGAVNTFEGLWEAGLIVPAP from the coding sequence ATGGATACCAAGGAACGGCTCAAGTACTTTTATGAAACCGTGTCCGCAAGCGGTACGGACGGCGCGTTTGCGGATTATATCTCCCCCGACTGCACCCTTTGCATCGGGGAAGCGCGCATCCCAATCGGCGTGGAGGGCATGGCGGAGCACATGACCGCCGTTTTGCAGACCTATCCCGATTTTCACATGCGCATCACCCGCCAGCTCCGCGACGGCGACTATATCATTTCCGAGTTTATTGCCGAAGGCACGCATCGGGGCGAATGGCTGGGCATGAAGCCCTCCGGCAAAAAGGTGACCTTGACCGGCGTGGACATCGATAAGGTGGTGGACGGCAAGATCGTCGAGCACGGCGGCGCGGTCAATACGTTTGAAGGCTTATGGGAGGCGGGACTGATCGTGCCCGCTCCGTAA
- a CDS encoding nitroreductase family protein, giving the protein MDFSALQMTRESCRAYQDKPVSRDTLTHLVDVAHYSPSGCNAQPWRFVIVDEDEARAKLVAALDDEGLTGCPWGDRVPAFILICEDEAHLMPGVGERYGSQHFAQMDIGMAAMALCYEATAMGLGACMIGTMNQKKLHEAFGIPEERTVRLIITVGYPKKEGAPRKKDRKKLDDIVSYNQW; this is encoded by the coding sequence ATGGATTTTTCCGCATTGCAAATGACAAGAGAGAGCTGCCGCGCCTATCAGGATAAACCGGTATCCCGTGACACGCTGACCCATCTGGTCGATGTGGCGCACTATTCCCCCAGCGGCTGCAACGCCCAGCCTTGGCGCTTTGTCATTGTGGACGAGGACGAGGCCCGCGCAAAGCTGGTCGCGGCGCTGGACGACGAGGGACTGACCGGCTGCCCGTGGGGCGACCGCGTGCCTGCCTTTATCCTGATCTGCGAGGATGAAGCGCACCTGATGCCCGGCGTGGGCGAGCGTTACGGCTCCCAGCACTTCGCGCAGATGGATATCGGCATGGCCGCGATGGCGCTGTGCTATGAAGCCACCGCCATGGGACTGGGCGCCTGCATGATCGGTACCATGAACCAGAAAAAACTGCACGAGGCCTTTGGCATTCCGGAAGAACGTACCGTGCGACTGATTATCACCGTGGGCTACCCCAAAAAGGAAGGCGCGCCCCGCAAAAAGGACCGCAAGAAGCTGGACGATATTGTAAGCTATAACCAGTGGTGA
- a CDS encoding DUF951 domain-containing protein, whose protein sequence is MDVQVGDRLTMKKAHPCGSKQWKVLRTGMDFRLKCEGCGHEIMVPRSKAEKNIRQIEREGTIVC, encoded by the coding sequence ATGGACGTTCAGGTCGGCGATAGGCTTACCATGAAAAAGGCCCACCCGTGCGGCTCCAAGCAGTGGAAGGTGCTGCGCACGGGCATGGATTTCCGCTTAAAATGCGAGGGCTGCGGGCACGAGATCATGGTGCCGCGCAGCAAGGCGGAAAAAAACATCAGACAAATCGAACGGGAGGGTACGATCGTATGTTGA
- the udp gene encoding uridine phosphorylase, whose protein sequence is MLIDGKQMHLQITKGQIGRYVILPGDPGRCEKIARYFDDPRKLASNREYTIYTGTLDGEPVAVCSTGIGGPSAAIALEELVECGADTFIRVGTSGGIVDEVCGGDVVIATAAIRQEGTSREYLPIEFPAAANFDIVAALREAARALGLRQHTGVIQSKDSFYGEIRPAQQPIAGELLAKWQAWKAAGALTSEMETAALFIVSQVLHVRCGAVLNVLWNADNDDAPSIPPDAAERGVRTAVEALRILIREDKTP, encoded by the coding sequence ATGTTGATAGACGGCAAACAAATGCATTTGCAGATCACAAAGGGCCAGATCGGCCGTTATGTCATTCTGCCCGGCGACCCGGGCCGGTGCGAAAAGATCGCCCGGTATTTTGACGATCCCCGCAAGCTCGCGAGCAACCGCGAGTATACGATTTATACCGGCACGCTGGATGGCGAACCCGTCGCCGTGTGCTCGACCGGTATCGGCGGCCCTTCCGCCGCGATCGCGCTGGAGGAACTGGTGGAATGCGGGGCGGATACGTTTATCCGCGTCGGCACCTCGGGCGGCATCGTGGACGAGGTATGCGGCGGCGACGTCGTCATCGCGACCGCCGCGATCCGGCAAGAAGGCACCTCGCGCGAATATCTGCCCATCGAGTTCCCGGCGGCGGCAAACTTCGATATCGTCGCCGCGCTGCGGGAAGCAGCAAGGGCGCTCGGTCTGCGGCAGCACACCGGCGTCATCCAGTCCAAGGATAGCTTCTACGGCGAAATCCGCCCGGCGCAGCAGCCCATCGCGGGCGAGCTGCTCGCCAAGTGGCAGGCATGGAAAGCCGCGGGCGCGCTGACCAGCGAAATGGAGACCGCCGCCCTCTTTATCGTATCGCAGGTGCTGCACGTGCGCTGCGGCGCGGTGCTGAACGTGCTGTGGAACGCCGATAACGATGATGCGCCCAGTATCCCGCCCGACGCCGCCGAACGCGGCGTGCGCACCGCGGTGGAGGCGCTGCGTATTTTGATCCGGGAGGATAAGACACCATAA
- a CDS encoding MATE family efflux transporter: MAKIKHQNDLGHDPIGPLLLRLALPTVCAQVVNLLYNIVDRIYIGQIPGEGKLALTGMGVTFPVITLIAAFAALIGMGGAPRASIALGAGDHERAERTLGTCTAALWGLAAVLTVVFLIVQEPLLKMFGASGDTLPYAMQYLNIYVLGTIFVMTALGLNGFITAQGNSSVAMKTVLIGAVLNVALDPVFIFVFGMGVRGAAIATVISQAVSALWVVRFLGGQKSTLRLKRHYLRLDAALLLPAVALGASPFVMQATESLLTVTFNVSLRKYGGDLAVGAMTILTSVMQIMQLPLLGLAQGAQPILGYNLGAKQPKRMKQCVFYMIASAFVFSGFVWLCAMLIPEQIARLFNQDAELIRMTGWALRIYMAVGFTAAFQWGFQQSFVALGEAKISLFLALLRKIILLIPLILILPHLLPDPLFAVFCAEPVADFLAAATTTVLFLIRFRQITRSIERENGGAPIPDTSGS, encoded by the coding sequence ATGGCAAAGATCAAACACCAAAACGATTTGGGGCACGACCCGATCGGGCCGTTGCTCCTCCGGCTTGCGCTGCCGACCGTTTGCGCGCAGGTGGTCAACCTGCTCTATAACATTGTCGACCGCATCTATATCGGCCAAATTCCGGGAGAGGGCAAGCTCGCGCTGACCGGCATGGGCGTCACCTTTCCTGTCATCACCCTGATCGCCGCCTTTGCCGCGCTCATCGGCATGGGCGGCGCGCCGCGTGCGTCGATCGCGCTGGGCGCGGGCGACCACGAGCGCGCCGAACGCACGCTCGGCACGTGTACCGCCGCTTTGTGGGGCCTTGCCGCCGTGCTGACGGTCGTGTTCCTGATCGTGCAGGAGCCGCTGCTGAAAATGTTCGGCGCGTCCGGCGATACCCTGCCCTATGCGATGCAGTATTTAAACATTTACGTGCTGGGCACTATTTTCGTTATGACCGCCTTGGGGCTGAACGGCTTTATCACCGCGCAGGGCAATTCATCGGTCGCCATGAAAACCGTGCTGATCGGCGCGGTGCTGAACGTCGCGCTCGATCCGGTGTTCATCTTCGTATTCGGCATGGGCGTTCGCGGCGCGGCGATTGCAACGGTCATTTCGCAGGCGGTTTCCGCCCTTTGGGTCGTGCGCTTTTTGGGCGGGCAGAAGTCCACGCTGCGGCTGAAACGGCACTATCTGCGGCTGGACGCGGCGCTCCTGCTGCCCGCGGTCGCGCTGGGCGCTTCGCCCTTTGTCATGCAGGCGACGGAGAGCCTGCTCACCGTCACTTTCAACGTATCGCTGCGCAAGTACGGCGGCGACCTCGCTGTCGGCGCGATGACCATCCTCACCTCGGTGATGCAGATCATGCAGCTGCCGCTTTTGGGACTCGCGCAGGGCGCGCAGCCCATATTGGGCTACAACCTCGGCGCAAAGCAGCCAAAACGCATGAAACAGTGCGTGTTTTATATGATCGCCTCAGCCTTTGTCTTTTCGGGCTTTGTTTGGCTGTGCGCCATGCTCATTCCGGAGCAGATCGCGCGCCTGTTCAATCAGGACGCGGAGCTGATCCGCATGACCGGCTGGGCACTGCGCATTTATATGGCGGTGGGCTTTACCGCAGCCTTTCAATGGGGCTTTCAGCAATCCTTTGTCGCGCTGGGCGAAGCGAAAATCTCGCTGTTTCTGGCGCTTTTGCGCAAGATCATTCTGCTGATCCCGCTCATTTTGATCTTGCCGCACCTGCTGCCCGATCCGCTGTTCGCGGTGTTCTGCGCCGAACCGGTGGCGGACTTCCTCGCGGCGGCCACGACCACAGTGCTGTTCCTCATCCGCTTCCGCCAGATCACCCGCTCGATCGAGCGGGAAAACGGCGGAGCACCCATACCGGATACCTCCGGATCATAA